Proteins from a genomic interval of Syngnathoides biaculeatus isolate LvHL_M chromosome 23, ASM1980259v1, whole genome shotgun sequence:
- the vrtn gene encoding vertnin: MIQRNEVVLSVLRELQEATESSGLDALVLKALEVDRLLAPIPLPRLPCRSFPEWAGVDDVARGLYPRDAPADLVPLRCEGKGNLLFDAASMLLVGNSGLSLELQVRTVVEMVLWKRYYLSGMIDSKMMLQAVRFSLSAEECEATLNLSASVLEAIFDADVKASCFPDSYANMWHVYALASVLQLNIYSVYPMFNHKIRSYFNRVIRPRTCPKEHEPQTFHIMWSGELQSETLFRPDHFVALVHVSDFASKSEEPVKQDSKFSYPSLKDKYNITKRTFYRWKRQSQEHCKKSTARYEAKYFLQACYLEGKLIPLHQFKEFFPEISRSSYYNWKQELLKSGGTFSTSSSTGEISPGESTEQEAWSSPELRQDESDQQDSVAGMFGLSLGPLDLERAQSVAHMQQAKRCLQNCIATNASFPFRLFKRNFPGISRSTYYNWRREALLFNGGYKASSSDSSDADKSQSPKSISPVLHNIGETASRTKIWRRKHRSFQLAYMSKKQLRDVAKLLVRKSKLSLSKFKFRFPTLSLCFFWLWRNGNKKRMASEVNAWDIEERPTALVNFRGSRKAAEVPPHVGGSGAPHPARGPAGSSPDKQRVVVDVVALANFKAKAKLFLQRRFEEKSFPTFKEFRSYFPFTPRSTYYMWKRALHHGVSLVHG, encoded by the exons ATGATCCAGAGGAACGAGGTGGTTCTGTCCGTCCTGAGGGAGCTCCAGGAGGCCACCGAGAGCTCGGGGCTGGACGCGCTGGTCCTGAAAGCCCTGGAGGTGGACCGGCTCCTGGCTCCCATCCCGCTGCCGCGCCTGCCCTGCCGGAGCTTCCCCGAGTGGGCCGGCGTGGACGACGTGGCCCGGGGCCTGTACCCGCGGGACGCCCCCGCCGACCTGGTGCCGCTGCGCTGCGAAGGAAAGGGCAACCTGCTGTTCGACGCCGCCAGCATGCTGCTGGTGGGCAACAGTGGGCTGAGCTTGGAGTTGCAG GTGAGGACGGTCGTGGAAATGGTCCTGTGGAAGCGGTACTACCTGTCCGGGATGATCGACTCCAAGATGATGCTCCAGGCGGTCCGCTTCAGCCTCTCGGCCGAGGAGTGCGAGGCCACGCTGAACCTGTCGGCGAGCGTCCTGGAGGCCATCTTCGACGCCGACGTCAAAGCCTCGTGCTTCCCGGACTCGTACGCCAACATGTGGCACGTGTACGCGCTGGCGTCTGTGCTTCAGCTCAACATCTACTCCGTCTACCCCATGTTCAACCACAAGATCCGGTCCTATTTCAACCGAGTCATCCGGCCCAGGACTTGCCCCAAAGAGCACGAGCCTCAAACCTTTCACATCATGTGGTCCGGCGAGCTGCAATCGGAGACTTTGTTCCGACCCGATCACTTCGTGGCGCTGGTCCACGTGAGCGACTTTGCGTCGAAGAGCGAGGAGCCCGTGAAACAAGACTCCAAGTTCTCCTATCCAAGTCTGAAGGACAAGTACAACATCACAAAGAGGACCTTCTACCGCTGGAAGAGGCAGTCTCAGGAGCACTGCAAGAAGTCCACAGCCCGCTACGAGGCCAAGTACTTCCTGCAGGCGTGCTACCTGGAAGGGAAGCTCATTCCGCTGCACCAGTTCAAAGAGTTCTTCCCAGAAATCTCCCGGTCCTCCTACTACAACTGGAAGCAGGAGCTCCTCAAGTCGGGCGGAACCTTCTCCACGTCGTCGTCCACGGGCGAGATCAGCCCCGGCGAGAGCACGGAGCAGGAAGCCTGGTCCTCCCCTGAACTCAGACAGGACGAGTCGGACCAGCAAGACAGCGTGGCCGGCATGTTCGGCCTCAGCTTGGGGCCTCTGGATCTGGAGCGGGCCCAGAGCGTGGCCCACATGCAGCAAGCCAAACGGTGTTTGCAGAACTGCATCGCTACCAACGCCTCGTTCCCCTTCAGGCTTTTCAAGCGCAACTTCCCCGGCATCTCCAGGTCTACGTACTACAACTGGAGGAGGGAGGCCCTGCTGTTCAACGGAGGCTACAAAGCCAGCAGCTCCGACAGCTCGGACGCCGACAAGAGCCAAAGTCCCAAAAGCATCTCTCCGGTGTTGCACAACATCGGGGAAACGGCTTCACGGACCAAGATCTGGAGGCGGAAGCACAGAAGTTTCCAGCTGGCGTACATGAGTAAGAAACAGCTCAGAGATGTCGCCAAGCTGCTGGTCCGGAAGTCCAAATTGTCCTTGAGCAAGTTCAAGTTCAGGTTCCCAACTTTGTCCCTCTGCTTCTTCTGGCTGTGGCGTAACGGTAACAAAAAGAGGATGGCGTCGGAGGTCAACGCGTGGGACATCGAGGAAAGGCCGACAGCCTTAGTCAATTTCCGAGGTAGCCGCAAGGCGGCAGAGGTCCCCCCGCACGTCGGCGGATCCGGCGCGCCCCACCCCGCCCGCGGCCCGGCGGGCTCCTCGCCGGACAAGCAGAGGGTGGTCGTGGACGTCGTGGCTCTAGCCAACTTCAAAGCCAAGGCCAAGCTGTTTCTGCAGCGGCGCTTCGAGGAGAAGTCCTTCCCCACGTTCAAGGAGTTCCGCTCCTACTTCCCCTTCACCCCGCGCTCCACCTACTACATGTGGAAGCGGGCTCTGCACCACGGGGTGTCGCTGGTGCACGGCTGA